TATCCAATAGTCAATTATGATGTATACTGTAGTAATTCCTTCAATAATTCTGAGATACTTAAAGAAGCAACAGCGATTCTTTCATCTGCAGCCCCGTAGTAAATATGGAGCGTATCTCCTTCTACAACGGCTCCGGTAGGGAAGCAGACATTATTTACCTCACCCTTCTGTTCCCATTGCTCTTCGGGTTTGAAAAGAGGATAAGGAAGTCTTGAAATTTCTTTTTCAGGATGATCAAGATCCAGTAAAGCGGCGCATGCGCTGTAAACATATCCTTCAATGGTATCGTGTACGCCATGGTATATCAAAAGCCATCCTTGTGCAGTTTCTATCGGGGGGCATCCTCCTCCGATATAGCTTACTTCATGCTCATATTGAGGGGATAATAGAATATGATCTTTAAAGTGAAGGAAATAATCTTTCCAGAAATCAGGATTCAAATCTTCAATATTTTCTATACCTGCAATTTGAATATCAGGTCTTATGCGATGCAGAAAATAAAGTTTACCGTTAATTCTTCTTGGAAAAAATATCACATTTTTATCCCAAAGAAAGACACCTTTATTGTTCTCATAAGTAGGTGGGAGTTTGTTGAAGCGCCTGTACTTTTCTCTTATTTCACCTTGGTATTCTGATAAAAAGCTAAACTTTTTGTATGGAATTTGGGGAACAATAATACCCCGTTTCTGCCATGATATAAGATCCTCCGATACAGCAAGTGTTCCTAATGCATTAATCCCGTCATAACTGGTATAGGTAAGATAAAACAAGTGATCAATTTTTACGATTCTTGGATCTTCAATACCATGTTTTTCGTATTCAAACTCAGGGATGAGAACCGGGCTGCTGAGCCGGGTTTCTATAGTCTTATAATCTGATAATATGCAATATCCGATACTGGAAAAATTATTCTTAGCAACAGCCCTGTAAAATAAATGTATTTTGCCATTATCCTGAATAACAGCAGGATTTAAAACACCCTCACTCTCAAAGTCTAATGACGTTTTTCTGAGTATAATTCCGCCTTTTTTCAGGGATACCATTTAGTTAGCTGTATTTTGGGCTTCATTTTCCCTGTATTTTCGTTTATTCATTTTATCTTCCCGTTTCTCTTTTGCGGATTTTGCGGGTGGAGTTTTACCTGACTTCTTTTTTCCGTCTTTTTCTTTTGACATTGTGAAATATTTTTTGTTAACTGTAAATTTCAGTCATTAAAAAAGGAAAGCTTTACAATTGTCTTTCAATTTGTTGTATAAATCATAGATATTTCCGATTTAATAGGTTAACTTTGGTTAAATGTCTGTTAATGAAATAATTGGCTGATATAAACAATAAGGGTAATGAAGTTGTATATAAAATATATGGTAAGTTTGCGCTGCAAAATGGTTGTCCATCAGGAACTGGAAAGATTGGGTATTAAAAATGCTGTTGTGGATTTGGGGACTATAGAATTATTCGATGATATCAGCCTTGAACAAAGACAAATTCTGAAAGAAAATTTATTTAAAACAGGACTTGAAGTATTAGATGACAAAAAAAGCATCTTGATTGAAAAAATAAAAAATGTAGTCATCGAAATGATTCATTATTCAGATGCACTTCCAAAAGAAAATTTCTCGGATTATATAAGTGAAAAATTAGGATATGATTATACCTACCTTGCAAATACCTTTTCTGAAGTGAAAGGAATGACGCTGCAACATTTTATCATTATTAATAAAGTAGAAAAGGCAAAAGAACTATTACTATATGACGAGCTCAATCTTACAGAAATCTCATATAAACTCAACTACAGCAGTGTGGCCCATCTCTCCAATCAATTTAAAAAAATTACAGGGCTTTCCCCTTCATTTTATAAGCAGTTGAAACAAAAGCGTCTTGGGAATCTGGAAGACCTATAAAAGGTGTGATATATGTAAGATTATTTCGGATATATATAGCCTATTATATATCGAAACCTCTCATATTTGTATTATAATAATCAGGAATTTATAAAATCTATTAGTTTTATATCACTATAAAAGTACTGCAAATATACTGAAAATTATAGGGAGCACTTGAAAGTATCCATCATACAAAATGCTGTTCTCCGGCAATTTGAAAATATCTTAGTAGTAAATAAAACTGGAAAAAGCCATATACTATAATAAAATTAATAGACTTAAGGATTCTCAACTTAGATAATGAGCATATTAAAATCCCTATAAAATAGTAGATCTGTTTTTTATAAGGTTTTAATTAAATTAGGATAGGAATCTATGGTTTCTATCCTTTTTATCCTTATTTGATGCTGTATTTTGATTTATAATAAATTTCATTAAATGAATCCACAAAAAGCAGTCTGGTTAAATATTAATGACTAAACATTTTTTTGCAATACCCCCCCCAAAAAAAAAAAAAAAAAAGTTATGAAAACAATACACCTTTTTCAGTTTAAGAATTCCATTTCACTGAAAATTCCTTCTTTTAAGGAAGAATATAGATTAGATAACTTAAATGATTTAATGACCTATGATCTGATGAATACCGAAAAAGTGAGTGAATTCATTATTGAAGTTCATGATGATTTTATTTTTGAAGATATGACCAAAGAAGATCTTTTGTCAATGTGCAAAAATGCAAAGGAAATGATTGAAC
The Chryseobacterium sp. W4I1 DNA segment above includes these coding regions:
- a CDS encoding pesticidal protein Cry7Aa → MVSLKKGGIILRKTSLDFESEGVLNPAVIQDNGKIHLFYRAVAKNNFSSIGYCILSDYKTIETRLSSPVLIPEFEYEKHGIEDPRIVKIDHLFYLTYTSYDGINALGTLAVSEDLISWQKRGIIVPQIPYKKFSFLSEYQGEIREKYRRFNKLPPTYENNKGVFLWDKNVIFFPRRINGKLYFLHRIRPDIQIAGIENIEDLNPDFWKDYFLHFKDHILLSPQYEHEVSYIGGGCPPIETAQGWLLIYHGVHDTIEGYVYSACAALLDLDHPEKEISRLPYPLFKPEEQWEQKGEVNNVCFPTGAVVEGDTLHIYYGAADERIAVASLSISELLKELLQYTS
- a CDS encoding AraC family transcriptional regulator, whose amino-acid sequence is MKLYIKYMVSLRCKMVVHQELERLGIKNAVVDLGTIELFDDISLEQRQILKENLFKTGLEVLDDKKSILIEKIKNVVIEMIHYSDALPKENFSDYISEKLGYDYTYLANTFSEVKGMTLQHFIIINKVEKAKELLLYDELNLTEISYKLNYSSVAHLSNQFKKITGLSPSFYKQLKQKRLGNLEDL
- a CDS encoding heme oxygenase — translated: MKTIHLFQFKNSISLKIPSFKEEYRLDNLNDLMTYDLMNTEKVSEFIIEVHDDFIFEDMTKEDLLSMCKNAKEMIEHYFATTMNDYDVI